In one window of Helianthus annuus cultivar XRQ/B chromosome 17, HanXRQr2.0-SUNRISE, whole genome shotgun sequence DNA:
- the LOC110922910 gene encoding uncharacterized protein LOC110922910 codes for MYPLNQLRSLIPRCFFLSLLLPLSFFIFLSLKSTTFLNKPTLKIRPGYTSYDNYIHHQLHKTTNPKLRQIWTTRDWDRKIRVFSQFFSDLKDKKLISNSSKSLCVGARVGQEVEALKRVGVWDSIGLDLVPYPPLVIRGDFHYQPFDDETFDFEFSNVFDHALYPEKFVGEIQRTLKVDGVCVLHVALRRRSDKYSANDLYSVEPLVKLFDGSDFVYSRRVDGFGLDTEVVFRKRKPIQRS; via the coding sequence ATGTACCCATTAAACCAACTAAGATCATTAATACCCAGAtgtttctttctctctcttctccTTCCTCTATCTTTTttcatctttctctctctaaaatccaCCACCTTTCTAAACAAACCCACCCTCAAGATCCGACCCGGATACACCTCATACGACAACTACATCCACCACCAACTTCACAAAACCACCAACCCGAAGCTCCGACAAATATGGACCACCCGAGATTGGGACCGAAAGATTCGGGTCTTCTCACAATTCTTTTCGGATCTAAAAGAcaaaaaactcatatccaactcATCTAAATCCCTTTGTGTAGGAGCTCGGGTCGGGCAGGAGGTGGAGGCATTGAAACGGGTCGGAGTGTGGGATTCAATCGGGTTGGATCTGGTACCATACCCGCCTCTTGTGATCCGGGGTGACTTTCATTATCAGCCGTTTGATGATGAGACTTTTGACTTTGAGTTTTCGAATGTGTTTGATCATGCATTGTACCCGGAGAAGTTTGTGGGGGAGATCCAACGGACGTTAAAGGTTGATGGTGTGTGTGTTTTACACGTGGCGTTACGTAGACGGTCGGATAAGTATTCGGCTAATGATTTGTATAGTGTTGAACCGTTGGTTAAGTTGTTTGATGGGTCGGATTTTGTTTATTCTAGGAGAGTTGATGGGTTTGGGTTGGATACTGAAGTGGTGTTTAGGAAAAGGAAGCCGATCCAACGGTCATga